One Kribbella sp. NBC_00662 genomic region harbors:
- a CDS encoding amidase yields the protein MSSTLSDWGGGAGKEFRSAALVEELQARIREVDPLVNAICTPNPAALTEAARLDTERDNGRVRGPLHGVPVLVKDNIDTADLPTTAGSLALADQPPPPDDAPLVRRLRDAGCVILGKTNLSEWANFRGSASSSGWSAYGGLTRNPWALNRSAGGSSSGSGAAVAAGLAEYAIGTETNGSIVCPAALNGIVGLKPTVGLIPQQGIVPISHSQDTAGPMTRTVTQAAALLSVLTGNQTDYTEHCRGADLSNVRIGVPRGPLWGYSTGLDEVTEHALEILSSCGATLVDHLSLPTPGGDEDQLQVLAHELKVDLAAYLATRVPGGPRTLDDLIAFNKEHADVELQWFGQELFERAATTEGLSSPVYVAARLTALRAGRDGIDNLLHDNQLDALVSPSYSPAWAIDLVNGDHVLGGSSSHAALAGYPLLSMPSGMVSGLPVGITFSGTARSEVTLIRLAHAFETARIAADGPFPTPELTQWV from the coding sequence GTGAGCTCAACTCTTTCCGACTGGGGCGGTGGGGCGGGGAAGGAATTCAGGTCAGCGGCGCTGGTGGAGGAGCTGCAGGCGCGGATTCGTGAGGTGGATCCGCTGGTCAACGCCATCTGCACGCCCAACCCCGCCGCTCTCACCGAAGCCGCCCGTCTCGACACCGAGCGTGACAACGGGCGCGTCCGCGGCCCGCTGCACGGCGTACCGGTCCTGGTCAAGGACAACATCGACACCGCCGATCTGCCGACCACGGCCGGCTCGCTGGCGCTGGCCGACCAGCCACCGCCGCCGGACGACGCCCCACTGGTACGGCGGCTCCGCGACGCGGGCTGCGTGATCCTCGGCAAGACCAACCTGAGCGAGTGGGCCAACTTTCGCGGTTCGGCGTCCTCCTCCGGCTGGAGCGCGTACGGCGGTCTCACCCGGAACCCGTGGGCGCTGAACCGCTCCGCGGGCGGCTCCTCGAGCGGCTCCGGTGCCGCGGTCGCCGCCGGACTGGCGGAGTACGCGATCGGCACCGAGACCAACGGCTCGATCGTCTGCCCGGCCGCACTGAACGGCATCGTCGGCCTGAAGCCCACAGTCGGGCTGATCCCGCAGCAGGGCATCGTCCCGATCTCGCACTCCCAGGACACCGCCGGCCCGATGACCAGGACCGTCACCCAGGCCGCCGCACTGCTGTCGGTCCTCACCGGCAACCAGACCGACTACACCGAGCACTGCCGAGGCGCTGACCTCAGCAACGTGCGCATCGGCGTACCGCGTGGCCCGCTCTGGGGCTACTCGACCGGACTGGACGAGGTCACCGAACACGCACTGGAGATCCTCAGCAGCTGCGGGGCGACTCTGGTCGACCACCTGTCCCTGCCGACACCAGGTGGCGACGAGGACCAGCTGCAGGTGCTGGCACACGAGCTGAAGGTCGACCTGGCGGCGTACCTCGCCACCCGGGTCCCCGGAGGTCCTCGCACGCTCGACGACTTGATTGCTTTCAACAAAGAACACGCGGACGTAGAGCTGCAGTGGTTCGGGCAGGAGTTGTTCGAACGGGCAGCCACTACAGAGGGCCTGAGCTCACCGGTGTACGTCGCCGCGCGCCTGACCGCTCTCCGCGCCGGGCGGGACGGTATCGACAACCTGCTCCACGACAACCAGCTCGACGCGCTGGTCAGTCCGTCGTACTCACCCGCCTGGGCCATCGACCTGGTGAACGGCGACCACGTCCTCGGCGGCTCGTCCTCACACGCCGCGCTGGCCGGCTATCCGCTGCTCTCGATGCCGTCCGGGATGGTGTCCGGACTGCCGGTCGGGATCACGTTCAGCGGTACGGCGCGGAGTGAGGTCACGCTCATTCGCTTGGCTCACGCGTTCGAAACCGCGAGAATCGCAGCAGACGGACCGTTCCCGACCCCGGAGTTAACCCAGTGGGTATAG
- a CDS encoding zinc-dependent alcohol dehydrogenase family protein, whose product MRAVVVEEYGVVPVVREVPKPVAADGAVVLRVEATGLCRSDWHGWMGHDADIVLPHVPGHELAGTIAEVGAGVTGWQVGDRVTTPFICACGVCEQCLEGNQQVCPNQLQPGFNYWGSFAEYVAVPYAAVNLVRLPDDMDFATAAGLGCRFATSFRAVHQVGKVRAGERVAVFGCGGVGLSAVMIASALGAEVIAIDTNPEALKLAVQYGAAHAVEAASTVADLGGVHVTIDALGSNEIVQQALRVLRPRGRHVQIGLLPSGVSLDVGRLIGQELSWLGSHGMPAHAYPEMLELVAAGKLSPSSLITRTITLDETPAALAALSDGTPAGVTVIEPN is encoded by the coding sequence ATGCGTGCTGTAGTCGTCGAAGAGTACGGCGTCGTGCCCGTCGTACGCGAAGTTCCGAAGCCCGTCGCGGCGGACGGCGCGGTCGTCCTGCGGGTCGAGGCGACCGGGTTGTGCCGCAGCGACTGGCACGGGTGGATGGGGCATGACGCCGACATCGTTCTGCCGCACGTCCCGGGGCACGAGCTGGCCGGGACGATCGCGGAGGTCGGCGCCGGTGTCACCGGCTGGCAGGTCGGTGATCGGGTCACGACGCCGTTCATCTGCGCGTGCGGCGTGTGTGAGCAGTGCTTGGAAGGCAACCAGCAGGTCTGCCCGAATCAGCTCCAGCCCGGCTTCAACTACTGGGGCTCCTTCGCCGAGTACGTCGCTGTGCCGTACGCGGCCGTGAACCTCGTCCGCCTCCCAGACGACATGGACTTCGCCACCGCCGCCGGCCTCGGCTGTCGCTTCGCCACGTCGTTCCGCGCCGTCCACCAGGTCGGCAAGGTCCGCGCCGGCGAACGCGTAGCCGTCTTCGGCTGCGGCGGCGTAGGCCTCTCCGCGGTGATGATCGCCAGCGCCCTCGGCGCGGAGGTCATCGCCATCGACACAAACCCCGAGGCGCTGAAGCTGGCAGTTCAGTACGGCGCGGCGCACGCGGTCGAGGCTGCGTCGACGGTCGCGGACCTGGGTGGAGTGCATGTCACCATCGACGCCCTGGGGTCGAACGAGATCGTCCAGCAGGCTCTCCGGGTCCTGCGTCCGCGCGGACGGCATGTCCAGATCGGTCTGCTCCCGTCGGGCGTTTCTCTGGACGTCGGCCGCCTCATCGGCCAGGAACTGTCGTGGCTGGGCAGCCACGGCATGCCTGCCCACGCTTATCCGGAGATGCTCGAACTGGTTGCTGCCGGCAAGCTAAGTCCGTCGAGCCTGATCACCCGCACGATCACCCTCGACGAAACCCCCGCCGCGCTGGCAGCACTGTCCGACGGCACACCAGCCGGCGTGACGGTCATCGAACCGAACTGA
- the otsB gene encoding trehalose-phosphatase, producing the protein MSTPVIQTDAGLAGWQAIVAGPATAVIASDFDGVLSPLVEDPSLSRPVEGALDALARLARSVRQVAIVTGRPALVATELSGVSGHPGLGELVVLGHYGLERWEAATGKVTTEPVPAGVATARGRLPGLLTEAGVPDAFVEDKESSLAVHTRRLEDPTGAFELLRGPLTALAEETELRLEPGNLVLELRPPGIDKGVAIRSLIESTGARSILYAGDDLGDLAAFRAIEEERENGLTAVLLATRSSNATELIEAADIVVDDPSGVVTVLTALSDAISAR; encoded by the coding sequence ATGAGTACTCCGGTCATCCAGACCGACGCCGGGCTCGCAGGCTGGCAAGCCATCGTCGCCGGTCCGGCCACCGCGGTGATCGCGTCGGACTTCGACGGCGTGCTGTCGCCACTCGTCGAGGACCCCTCGCTGTCCCGGCCGGTCGAAGGCGCTCTGGACGCGCTGGCCCGACTGGCCCGCTCGGTCCGCCAAGTGGCGATCGTGACCGGTCGGCCCGCCCTGGTGGCGACGGAGCTTTCCGGGGTGAGCGGTCACCCCGGACTCGGCGAGCTCGTTGTGCTCGGCCACTACGGGCTGGAGCGGTGGGAGGCTGCGACCGGCAAGGTCACGACCGAGCCGGTGCCGGCAGGGGTCGCGACGGCTCGCGGCCGGCTGCCGGGGCTGCTGACCGAGGCCGGAGTACCGGACGCGTTCGTGGAGGACAAGGAAAGCTCGCTGGCTGTGCACACACGCCGGCTGGAGGATCCGACCGGGGCTTTCGAGCTTCTCCGCGGCCCGCTCACCGCGCTGGCCGAGGAGACCGAGCTGCGGCTGGAGCCGGGCAACCTCGTCCTCGAACTGCGACCACCCGGCATCGACAAGGGCGTCGCGATCCGCAGCCTGATCGAGTCGACCGGCGCCCGCTCGATCCTGTACGCCGGGGACGACCTGGGCGATCTCGCCGCATTCCGGGCGATCGAGGAAGAGCGCGAGAACGGGCTGACTGCAGTACTGCTGGCGACGCGGTCGTCGAACGCGACCGAGCTGATCGAGGCCGCGGACATCGTCGTCGACGACCCGAGCGGTGTGGTGACCGTGCTCACGGCCCTTTCGGACGCGATCTCAGCACGCTGA
- a CDS encoding DNA-3-methyladenine glycosylase: protein MSSVVRVWRAGRVVDPHSVIGGLRKGPGDPAYVFDPVRRTVWRATRTPDGPVLLRLTPYGSQVEAEAWGAGAAWALDGVPELLGDRDSWDGFEPLPEHRALVDAARRFPDVRVPRTRAVFEAMAAAGIEQVVTGKEAFRGWRVLLREYGERAPGPGGPAGRMMFVPPAPEQWRLIPSWQWLRAGVEGRRSRVVLTAATRAKALERTLELTDSSEIEKRLRSLPGVGVWTAAEVRQRAHGDADAFSFADYHVSRDVSYALIGEELDDDGCAELIEPYRGHRFRVQRLLEMAGNRHPRYGPRKALPTHTPGATHRLR, encoded by the coding sequence GTGAGTTCGGTGGTGCGGGTCTGGCGGGCGGGGCGTGTGGTGGATCCGCATTCGGTGATCGGGGGGCTGCGGAAGGGGCCGGGCGATCCGGCGTACGTGTTCGATCCCGTGCGGCGGACGGTGTGGCGAGCTACCCGGACGCCCGACGGGCCGGTGCTGCTGCGGTTGACGCCGTACGGATCGCAGGTCGAGGCCGAGGCGTGGGGAGCCGGGGCGGCGTGGGCGCTCGACGGGGTGCCGGAGTTGTTGGGGGACAGGGACAGCTGGGACGGGTTCGAGCCGTTGCCCGAGCATCGGGCGCTGGTGGACGCGGCGCGGCGGTTCCCGGATGTGCGGGTGCCGCGGACGCGGGCCGTGTTCGAGGCGATGGCGGCCGCCGGCATCGAGCAGGTCGTCACCGGCAAGGAGGCGTTCCGGGGGTGGCGGGTGCTACTGCGTGAGTACGGCGAACGCGCGCCCGGTCCGGGCGGTCCGGCAGGGCGGATGATGTTCGTGCCGCCGGCGCCGGAGCAGTGGCGGCTGATCCCGTCGTGGCAGTGGTTGCGGGCCGGCGTCGAGGGGCGGCGGTCGCGGGTCGTGCTGACGGCGGCGACGCGGGCGAAGGCGTTGGAGCGGACGCTCGAGCTGACCGACTCGTCGGAGATCGAGAAACGGCTGCGGTCGCTCCCGGGGGTCGGGGTGTGGACGGCGGCCGAAGTACGGCAGCGGGCGCATGGTGACGCGGATGCGTTCTCGTTCGCGGACTATCACGTGTCGCGCGATGTTTCGTACGCGCTGATCGGCGAGGAGCTCGACGACGACGGTTGTGCCGAGCTGATCGAGCCGTACCGCGGTCACCGGTTCCGGGTGCAACGGCTGCTGGAGATGGCCGGGAACCGTCATCCGCGCTACGGCCCGCGCAAGGCACTGCCGACGCACACCCCGGGCGCGACGCATCGGCTGCGTTAG
- a CDS encoding cation:proton antiporter, which yields MKINGDGLYLVAGLALLLGAVLPRLLRRYAVSAPIGFLGAGVLLGLAVDQSHLSPIVEPGLTEHLAELTILVALMGVGLAIDRPIGWRRWKVTWRLLLVAMPACIAAVAGAGWLLGLAPATALLLGAVLAPTDPVLASDVQVQGPSTGADAEPEEDDEVRFALTSEAGLNDGLAFPFVYAAVFGATKGALGDWALEWFAWDLIGRTVIGVLVGLVVGWLLGKMAFSAPSRTFRLADAREPVLALAMTLGVYGLAQVLHGYGFVAVFIAALTLRAAERHHDFHEDLHGFIEQLEHILTWGILLLLGSAITAGLLRPLTFAGVALGLLLVLVIRPLTAWVALAGTPLGRSERWVTAAFGIRGVGSVFYLAYAGADFGTDLPWLWATVGFTVVLSVVVHGVAVTPLMRMLDVRRDAAA from the coding sequence ATGAAGATCAACGGGGACGGCCTGTATCTCGTGGCAGGTCTCGCGCTGCTGCTCGGCGCCGTCCTGCCGCGTCTGCTCCGCCGGTACGCCGTCTCCGCGCCCATCGGCTTCCTCGGAGCCGGTGTGCTCCTGGGGCTCGCGGTCGACCAGTCCCATCTCAGTCCGATCGTCGAGCCGGGCCTCACCGAGCACCTCGCCGAGCTGACCATCCTGGTCGCGCTGATGGGCGTCGGGCTGGCGATCGACCGCCCGATCGGGTGGCGCCGGTGGAAGGTGACCTGGCGGCTCCTGCTGGTCGCGATGCCCGCCTGCATCGCCGCTGTCGCCGGTGCGGGCTGGCTGCTCGGCCTGGCGCCGGCGACCGCCCTACTGCTCGGCGCCGTTCTCGCACCGACCGATCCGGTCCTCGCCTCGGACGTACAGGTACAGGGCCCGTCGACCGGCGCGGACGCCGAGCCGGAGGAGGACGACGAGGTCCGCTTCGCACTGACGTCAGAGGCCGGCCTGAACGACGGTCTGGCGTTCCCGTTCGTGTATGCCGCGGTCTTCGGGGCCACCAAGGGCGCACTGGGCGACTGGGCGCTGGAGTGGTTCGCCTGGGACCTGATCGGGCGGACCGTGATCGGAGTGCTCGTCGGCCTCGTCGTCGGCTGGCTGCTCGGCAAGATGGCCTTCTCCGCGCCCTCGCGCACATTCCGGCTGGCTGACGCACGTGAACCGGTGCTGGCCCTGGCAATGACACTCGGCGTCTACGGGCTCGCGCAGGTGCTGCACGGCTACGGATTCGTCGCCGTGTTCATCGCCGCGCTGACACTGCGCGCGGCCGAGCGGCATCACGACTTCCATGAGGATCTGCACGGATTCATCGAGCAGCTCGAACACATCCTGACCTGGGGCATCCTGCTGCTCCTCGGCTCGGCGATCACCGCCGGGCTGCTCCGGCCGTTGACGTTCGCGGGTGTCGCTCTGGGCCTGCTGCTGGTCCTGGTGATCCGTCCGCTGACCGCGTGGGTCGCGCTGGCGGGGACGCCGCTGGGTCGCTCCGAGCGCTGGGTGACGGCTGCTTTCGGCATCCGCGGCGTCGGCTCGGTGTTCTACCTGGCGTACGCCGGCGCCGACTTCGGCACCGACCTACCGTGGTTGTGGGCGACGGTCGGGTTCACCGTCGTACTGAGCGTGGTCGTCCACGGCGTCGCGGTGACGCCGCTGATGCGGATGCTCGACGTACGCCGGGACGCCGCCGCCTGA
- the thrC gene encoding threonine synthase → MSQTATHTIREGAFGNGTHLSCRACGAKSPLGPFYACMECFGPLEVGYEYPTITREQIEAGPKNIWRYQPLLPVPVDVASYPNTEPGYTRLIDAKNLARELGLRKLWVKDDSGNPTHSFKDRVVASALSATRELGMKVFACPSTGNLANAVAAAAARAGIRSVVFIPHDLERPKVITTAVYGGTLVAVEGNYDDVNKLASEIAGEEEGWAFVNVNVRPYYSEGSKTLAFEIAEQLGWRLPEQIVIPVASGSQLTKIDKGFTELGKLGLVDATDYKVYGAQATGCSPVSQAFRDGYDVVKPVKPDTIAKSLAIGNPADGPYVLDVARRTGGAIEDVSDEEVVEGIQLLARTEGVFAETAGGVTVATLKKLIATGQLDPEAETVIINSGDGLKTLDAVADRVGPKVTIPASYDAFVKAGLQ, encoded by the coding sequence ATGAGCCAGACCGCCACCCACACGATCCGTGAAGGTGCCTTCGGCAACGGTACGCACCTGAGCTGTCGCGCCTGTGGGGCGAAGTCGCCGCTCGGCCCGTTCTACGCCTGTATGGAGTGCTTCGGTCCACTCGAGGTCGGATACGAGTACCCGACGATCACCCGCGAGCAGATCGAGGCCGGACCCAAGAACATCTGGCGCTACCAGCCGCTGCTGCCCGTCCCCGTCGACGTGGCCAGCTACCCCAACACCGAGCCCGGCTACACCCGGCTCATCGACGCGAAGAACCTCGCCCGCGAGCTGGGCCTGCGCAAGCTCTGGGTGAAGGACGACTCCGGCAACCCGACCCACTCCTTCAAGGACCGGGTGGTGGCCTCCGCGCTGAGCGCGACCCGCGAGCTGGGCATGAAGGTGTTCGCCTGCCCCTCCACCGGCAACCTGGCCAACGCCGTCGCCGCGGCCGCCGCCCGGGCCGGCATCCGCTCGGTCGTGTTCATCCCGCACGACCTCGAGCGTCCGAAGGTGATCACCACCGCCGTGTACGGCGGGACCCTGGTCGCCGTCGAGGGCAACTACGACGACGTGAACAAGCTGGCCTCCGAGATCGCCGGCGAGGAGGAGGGCTGGGCGTTCGTGAACGTCAACGTCCGCCCGTACTACTCCGAAGGCTCCAAGACGCTCGCCTTCGAGATCGCCGAGCAGCTCGGCTGGCGGCTGCCGGAGCAGATCGTGATCCCGGTCGCGTCCGGCTCGCAGCTGACCAAGATCGACAAGGGCTTCACCGAGCTCGGCAAGCTCGGCCTGGTCGACGCCACCGACTACAAGGTGTACGGCGCGCAGGCGACCGGCTGTTCCCCGGTCTCGCAGGCGTTCCGCGACGGGTACGACGTGGTCAAGCCGGTGAAGCCGGACACGATCGCGAAGTCGCTGGCGATCGGCAACCCGGCGGACGGTCCGTACGTCCTGGACGTCGCCCGCCGTACCGGTGGTGCGATCGAGGACGTCAGCGACGAAGAGGTCGTCGAGGGCATCCAGTTGCTGGCCCGGACCGAGGGTGTGTTCGCCGAGACCGCCGGCGGCGTGACCGTCGCGACGCTGAAGAAGCTGATCGCGACCGGCCAACTCGACCCCGAGGCCGAGACCGTGATCATCAACTCCGGCGACGGGCTGAAGACGCTCGACGCCGTGGCCGACCGGGTCGGCCCCAAGGTGACCATCCCCGCGTCGTACGACGCCTTCGTGAAGGCAGGCCTGCAGTGA
- a CDS encoding DUF3263 domain-containing protein has translation MDSANASSSGPAEAAPPAVAGLSERDGQILAFERHWWKYAGAKEQAIRDQFQMSATRYYQVLNALIDRPEALAHDPLLVKRLRRLRAARQRARSARRLGIEV, from the coding sequence ATGGACAGCGCCAACGCCAGCTCTTCCGGCCCCGCCGAAGCTGCGCCGCCGGCCGTTGCCGGACTCTCCGAGAGGGACGGGCAGATCCTCGCCTTCGAGCGCCACTGGTGGAAGTACGCCGGGGCGAAGGAGCAGGCGATCCGGGACCAGTTCCAGATGTCGGCGACCCGGTACTACCAGGTCCTCAACGCGCTCATCGACCGCCCCGAGGCCCTCGCGCACGACCCGCTCCTGGTCAAGCGCCTGCGCCGCCTCCGCGCCGCCCGCCAGCGCGCCCGCTCCGCACGCCGACTGGGCATCGAGGTCTGA
- a CDS encoding mandelate racemase/muconate lactonizing enzyme family protein codes for MSLAAQPAGLPDGASAVSGPISAIKTRVVSAPYRRPFQISSGISTELISLVVEVHTADGAVGIGETSPMTAYTGETLAGVQAAIEEHLAPGLVGRDPLDRAGAHVVMDAVLRGQQVAKSGLDIALYDLAGRLSGWPVHAILGGSVRDRVQTTWVVGLGTLDEMAAEAAEYADRGFMHLKVKGGQDPAKDLELIRAVRAAIPEDAELCLDANEGYDATTALPYLARMSAEGLTLLEQPLPRWDLAGLVRLRERLDVRVMVDESMHSLHDAMEIARRGAADVLNIKILKVGGLHRALQIANVAEAAGLAVKVGSMPELGVATLAAVHLAAAVPGATVAADLVGPLMVDEDPLAPSVFADCHGWIDVPQGPGLGHEV; via the coding sequence ATGAGTCTTGCAGCACAACCGGCGGGGTTGCCGGACGGGGCGTCAGCGGTGTCCGGGCCGATCAGCGCGATCAAGACCCGCGTGGTCAGCGCGCCGTACCGCCGTCCGTTCCAGATCAGCAGCGGGATCAGCACCGAGCTCATCAGCCTGGTCGTCGAGGTCCACACCGCGGACGGGGCTGTCGGGATCGGCGAGACGTCACCGATGACGGCGTACACCGGTGAGACGCTGGCCGGCGTACAGGCCGCGATCGAGGAGCACCTCGCCCCGGGTCTGGTCGGCCGTGACCCGCTCGACCGGGCCGGCGCTCACGTCGTCATGGATGCCGTACTGCGCGGCCAACAGGTCGCCAAGTCGGGCCTCGACATCGCGCTGTACGACCTGGCCGGTCGGCTGAGCGGCTGGCCGGTCCACGCCATCCTCGGCGGCAGCGTCCGCGACCGTGTGCAGACCACGTGGGTCGTCGGCCTCGGCACGCTCGACGAGATGGCCGCAGAGGCAGCGGAGTATGCCGATCGCGGATTCATGCACCTGAAGGTCAAGGGCGGCCAGGACCCGGCCAAGGACCTCGAACTGATCCGCGCCGTCCGCGCCGCGATCCCCGAGGACGCGGAGCTTTGTCTGGACGCCAACGAGGGGTACGACGCGACCACAGCCCTCCCGTACCTCGCCAGGATGAGCGCCGAGGGTCTGACTTTGCTGGAGCAGCCCCTGCCCCGCTGGGACCTGGCTGGGCTCGTGCGGCTGCGCGAGCGCCTCGACGTACGCGTGATGGTCGACGAAAGCATGCACTCGCTGCACGACGCCATGGAGATCGCCCGGCGCGGTGCGGCCGACGTACTCAACATCAAGATCCTCAAGGTCGGCGGGCTCCATCGCGCGCTGCAGATCGCCAACGTGGCCGAGGCTGCCGGGCTGGCCGTGAAGGTAGGCTCGATGCCGGAGCTGGGCGTGGCCACACTGGCCGCCGTACACCTGGCCGCCGCCGTGCCCGGTGCGACCGTAGCGGCGGACCTGGTGGGGCCGCTGATGGTCGACGAGGACCCGCTGGCGCCGAGTGTGTTCGCCGACTGCCACGGCTGGATCGACGTACCGCAGGGGCCCGGTCTCGGGCACGAGGTCTGA
- a CDS encoding LytR C-terminal domain-containing protein, which translates to MAAVVAIVAGLLVLFGTRGHDSKADEPSGAASKPTSKPSTKPSSGPSTIAASIPRPSTQTTTPPEVTPSEAPTSAPSSTAPTEPTSQPTQPPKTQPVTIPVEERPAIEVYNNTPRKGLADEVAGRARQAGWTVAGSPDNWHGKVAESTVYYPPGMLDAANQLAHDIGVGRSKGALDNMKKDRLTVILTSDYAG; encoded by the coding sequence GTGGCCGCGGTCGTTGCGATCGTGGCCGGTCTGCTGGTGCTGTTCGGGACCCGGGGGCACGACAGCAAGGCCGACGAGCCGTCGGGTGCTGCCTCCAAGCCGACCAGCAAGCCGTCGACCAAACCGTCTTCCGGGCCGTCGACGATCGCGGCCAGCATCCCGAGGCCGTCGACGCAGACCACGACGCCGCCGGAGGTGACGCCGTCCGAGGCGCCGACGAGTGCACCTTCGTCGACGGCGCCCACCGAGCCGACCTCGCAGCCCACTCAGCCGCCCAAGACCCAGCCGGTGACCATTCCGGTGGAGGAGCGGCCGGCGATCGAGGTGTACAACAACACGCCGCGCAAGGGTCTGGCCGACGAGGTCGCGGGCCGCGCCCGGCAGGCAGGCTGGACGGTGGCCGGCTCGCCCGACAACTGGCACGGCAAGGTCGCCGAAAGCACGGTCTACTACCCGCCGGGCATGCTCGACGCCGCGAACCAGCTCGCTCACGACATCGGCGTCGGCCGGAGCAAGGGCGCGCTGGACAACATGAAGAAGGATCGCCTGACCGTGATCCTCACCTCGGACTACGCCGGATGA
- a CDS encoding dihydrodipicolinate synthase family protein, producing MHPLVERLRGTLLPAVVTPMDSDGVVAYDALTAYAGALTAQSVGGLAVWAHTGRGLYLSPGDRAKVLETWRQATDVPIVAGVGVPRATEASGLQEAADATVEMALAAAAGGADAVMVYPLAALGDLPDGDAQAVALHERVAAESGLPLVGFYLHGEAGGYPYSPSLIKDLLSLPSMLGVKTATLDRAIGCQDAIWAGRGTGKLLITGEDRMYGPSFMWGADTALVGIASAQVELSAAVLRAWTAGDHSGFLTASDRLDRFAAATFYAPIEGYVQRMLWAAEWEGLMPAEAAHDPYGPDLPPGERDLVIRCLEELHA from the coding sequence ATGCACCCACTCGTAGAGCGACTGCGCGGCACGCTGCTTCCCGCTGTGGTCACACCGATGGACTCCGACGGCGTCGTCGCGTACGACGCCCTGACCGCGTACGCCGGTGCGCTGACGGCGCAGTCCGTCGGCGGGCTCGCGGTGTGGGCGCACACCGGGCGCGGGCTCTACCTGTCTCCCGGGGACCGCGCGAAGGTACTGGAGACGTGGCGGCAGGCTACCGACGTGCCGATCGTGGCGGGTGTCGGCGTACCTCGCGCTACTGAGGCATCCGGGTTGCAGGAGGCGGCCGATGCCACGGTGGAGATGGCGCTGGCCGCTGCAGCCGGTGGCGCGGATGCGGTTATGGTCTATCCGCTGGCTGCGCTGGGCGATCTGCCGGACGGGGACGCGCAGGCCGTGGCGTTGCACGAGCGGGTCGCAGCCGAGAGCGGGCTGCCGCTGGTCGGGTTCTACCTGCACGGGGAGGCGGGTGGTTACCCGTACTCGCCTTCACTGATCAAGGACCTGCTGTCGCTGCCGTCCATGCTCGGGGTGAAGACGGCGACGCTGGACCGGGCTATCGGCTGTCAGGACGCGATCTGGGCCGGGCGGGGCACCGGCAAGCTGCTGATCACCGGCGAGGACCGCATGTACGGGCCGTCGTTCATGTGGGGCGCGGACACGGCGCTCGTCGGCATCGCGTCGGCCCAGGTGGAGCTGTCGGCCGCCGTACTGCGTGCTTGGACCGCCGGTGACCACTCCGGGTTCCTTACCGCGTCGGACCGGCTGGACCGGTTCGCTGCCGCGACCTTCTACGCGCCGATCGAGGGGTACGTGCAGCGGATGCTGTGGGCAGCCGAATGGGAGGGCCTGATGCCGGCCGAGGCCGCGCACGATCCCTACGGTCCTGACCTGCCGCCGGGCGAGCGCGACCTGGTGATCCGCTGCCTCGAGGAGCTGCACGCGTAG
- a CDS encoding ubiquitin-like small modifier protein 1 codes for MSVSVRVPTILRPYTQGVSEVSAEGSTLTEVLDSLDASYPGIKGRVLDEAGELRRFVNVYVDDDDVRFADGLQTAIKDGGQVSIIPAVAGG; via the coding sequence GTGAGTGTGAGCGTTCGGGTTCCGACCATCCTGCGTCCGTACACGCAGGGCGTGTCCGAGGTGTCCGCGGAGGGCTCGACGCTGACCGAGGTACTCGACTCGCTGGACGCGTCGTACCCGGGCATCAAGGGCCGCGTGCTGGACGAGGCCGGCGAACTGCGCCGGTTCGTGAACGTGTACGTCGACGATGACGACGTACGTTTCGCCGACGGCCTGCAGACCGCGATCAAGGACGGCGGCCAGGTCTCGATCATCCCGGCGGTCGCGGGCGGCTGA